Within the Planctomycetaceae bacterium genome, the region TGTCATGAAAGACATTTTAAAACAAAGCGGACCTTCTGCCCCAAAGGCCAATAATCTGGAAGATGCTTCACTGCAAATTACACATCAGGAAATTATCGAGCAGGCTGGTCAGCTTCCCTCGCAGGACACAAATGCTGTCGAGGAAGCCCGCAAACTGATTATGTCCGGTCAGCTTGATACGCCCGAAAACATTCGCGCAGCAGCACAAAATATTGCAAAGTTTGGTGTGTAGTGTTTAGCCGTCGCCGGTGCGGCGATGGAGTTTAAGCCAGATAATTGATGATTTGGCCTGTTGGTATCGTGTTTAGATTTTCCGCACAAATTCCAAAAGCATTACTGTTTGATACTCTGTGGGTTTGTCTGTTCCAGAAGTCCGCGGCGTGTAATTCATCGTTCCCATAAACATATTCACGGGCTTGACCTATCGACTGAATCGCCGTCTCTTGCGAGTCGATTGGCACTGAACTGATTATTTTGCATGGAATTCTTTTTTTCATTTACGCATATTAACAGATTTGAGTAAAAATTTCAATTGACTCGTGCGTATTTGTTTGTTAGTCCGGCTCTACGTGTTCTGCGAAGTGTTTTTATAGGAACTTGGCCTAAAATTTTTCTTGTTCCGGGAAAGTGATTTATGCCGAAGCGAAAATAAAAAAATATCCGCCATAAGCGGATTCCACTACTACTTTCTACTGAATACTGACTATTTAGTTATTCTTCTTCTTTTTTCTTTTCGAGCAGATTTCTCAAGTGTTTATTTTCACGTCTGGTCGCTTCGAGGTCGAAAAGTTGATATTTTATGCAGAGTCGCAGATAATCGAGGGATTCTTGGAGGCTGTCCATACTTTTGCGGAGTTTTTTGCAGTTATCGCTTGCTTGCCTTGCCAGGCTGGCAAGTTTTTGTTCTTCTGGCCCGGCGACTGCGTCGAATTCTTTCAGCAGTTCATTTAATTTGTCTTCAATTTTTGGCTCTTCCATTTCCTGTTTCCTTTTTACAGCCCCGATTAAGATGTTCTTATAATAACCAATTTTGGCGTTAAAATCAAGCAAAATTGCCCTTTTTCCCTATTTTAACGCGGTTTTGAGTGGGCAGAACCCATTTTTTAATCAAAAAACAGGCATTTTCCGCTTGTCCTTGTGATTTAAAGGTTTAAAATTAATGGATTAGATTTGTAATTTTTTGTAACACTTTAGCCGATTGCAGAAAAATAGGGATTTGATTTTCGATGCAAATTATTGCTAAATGCCCGAAATGTAAAACAGGTTGGCTCTTGGATTCGGTTGCCGCCGACAGGAGGACTACTTGCAGCAAGTGCGGTCTGCTTTTTAAGGTTCCAAAACTCGAGGAAATCTCAAAAGCCGTCAAAGTAATAGAAACCGCGGCTGGCGTGGTCTATGTGGACCAGGACGGTAAAATTTTCGGCTGATAATTATTTTTGCAGAATGTCTTGCAGGGAGCTTTTCTCTGATTTTTCCTGCAAAATTTCCGCGAAGCGTCTTACCATTTTTTCTGCAGGCCATTTGTGTTCCGCCCGCGCAAGGTTATCCTGTGCCCACGCAAGAGAGAACGGCAGCATTACCGCTTCGACTTCTGTGCCTTCAAGTTCGCTTGCCAACTGTCCCAGCGATTCGAGTACGCTGACGTCCATTGCCTCGACATTTGGTCTGCACATATTTTTTTTCTGACACGAATCTGACGCCCCGATTACGATATGCTCACGGCAGGCAAGCGGTCTTTCCGCATATATTTTACACAATCCGCTCTTCGATAAAAACGGGCATACCAGCCCGAGTTCTCCGTACCATTTATTTATTTGGCTTACTCCATGTCTGCCTTCTTCTGCGAAAGTGTTAAGACATTCTTTATTTTCTGTTTTTTTGAGTATTTTTTCTGCCGAGTAAATACAGTCGCGCAGAAGTTTATTGCATTTTTGCCCAGGCATTTCGAGGAATTCTTCTCTCATTCGAAATACTTCCGGCACAGACATCGGTATAAGTGAGCTGCAGCACGCGCAGCAGCCTTTTTTGCATGGTATGATTTGTCCTTTTCTCGCAATCATTTCGCGATGTGCTATTGCGATTTTGCTCGACATTTTTCTTGCCGGCATCACGATATCCGCAAGCGTTGCTTCTTCATTCATTATGTTTATAGCGAAGGACATTTTTTGTTCGGCCGCTTCGAAGCTGAAGTCGATAACCCTTCCCGGAAGATTGTCCAATACTTCAGGACTACTTTCCATTACTGCTAAATTTTCATTGTCAGCCATTATTTGTCTTTCAATTTGATGGTATTGCAGTGTTGTTCGAATCGCTGTTTGTATCGTTGGCCTCGTTGACTGTTTTAGTCAGTTGCTCATCCTGTTTTATACCCAGAGTTTTTTCTATGTTCTCAAGTTTAGCGGTTATTACCGTGAGTTTGTTATCTATTTCAGAAAGTTTTTTATATATCGCGTTGGCATCGGAGTTGAATTTGGTTCCGCTTGATGTTGCGTAAAGAAGTTTGTCAACCATACGTTCATAAGCGTCAATCATTTTGTCGAGGTTGCTTTTGTATTCCGGCAGGGAGATTTCGTTTTCGATTTCATACCGGCTGTCGTGCCTTTCGTGCGTAGAGTTAGTAACGGCAATGACCGTCGCGCAGACCGCCGCTGCGATTCCAAGAGAGAACAGAATTTTGTTTTTTGTCATTTAAGACCTCGCATATCTTTTAATAGAAAACACCAATATACTGCTACTCTCTTATCGTATTATCTGACCTGCGATATAATTACGGAAAGTACCTGATTTTTCGGGAAGTACCTGATTGATGTTTTTTGCTGTAAGTTTTTTTGTATTAAAGATTTGCGTGGTAAATTATGGTGTTTTATGTAATTTTTTTTTAAAAATTAGAAATGATACTTTCCCTTGCTATGCGATTTTCGGGGGTTAGCACTGCCATCATTACAATCCCCCGGACACCTTTAACTAAAAAGGCGTTTTCAATACTGAAAAAGGCATTTTTATTGCAGGAATTTTACTTGCATTGCCGATGAACCCATTGTATATTGCTCGCAAGCTTTCGTATAAAGGGGCGCAGTATGGGCCGCAGCATCACGGCATGGCAGGCTCAAGCCTTGGACGATAAGCCCAACCAGTCCGATAACCTTTATTGGACACCGTGAAAGCTATAACGATTGAAAATTGTCGATTGAATATTGAAGATTCATTTTGTCTGTTTGCGTTTTTTTAATTTTTCAATCTTAAATCTTAAATATTCAATATTAATTACCCGGTGGTGTAATCGGTAACACAGAGGTTTTTGATACCTCCATTCATGGTTCGAGTCCATGCCGGGTAGTATAGTCTCAAACTGATTGTCAGTTTGAGAGTTTTTAGTTTTGAGTTTTTAGTTAAAACTTAAAAATTGAGGTAAAATGTCTGAAAAAGTAGCGATAATATTGGCTGCAGGTATGAGCAGCAGGATGAACACAAAGCTTCCGAAGGTTCTGCACGAAGTTTGCGGCAGGCCGATGCTGGCTTATGTGATTGATGCCTGTCGAGAAGCCGGTGTTAAAAAACTCTATATTATTGTCGGCTATGGCAAAGAGCAGGTCATAAATTACTTCCACGATGATAAAAATATCGTCTGGGTCGAGCAAAAAGAACAAAAAGGTACCGGACACGCGGTGCTTTGCTGCAAAGAGCATCTTGCCGATTTTGATGGCGATACGCTGATTCTTTGCGGCGATATGCCATTGATTCGGCCTGAAATAGTCAAAACGCTGGTCGAAAAACACGACCACGAAGCGGCCGCGGCGACGCTGGCGACGGCGATACTCGAAGATACGAGAAGTTACGGCAGAATCATTCGCGATGGTTACGGCAATATTCAGGGTATTGTTGAAGAAGCCGACTGCAATCATCAGCAAAAACTGATAAAAGAAGTCAACCCAAGCTATTACTGCTTTAAGAATAAAATTTTGTTCGAAGCGTTGAGCAAGATTACACCCAACAACAAAAAGAATGAATACTATCTGACAGACGCACTTCATCTGGTTATTAAGGCCGGTCATAGAGTTGTAGCTGTTACGGCGGTTTCGCCGGAAGACGCAATCGGCGTCAACAGCAGGCAGCAGCTTAGCGAAGTCGGCAGAATTATGCAGCTTAGAATTCAGGACAAATTCGTCAAGAGCGGCGTTACAATTGTTGACCCGCCGAATACCTGGATTGACGCCCGCGCACAAATCGGACTGGATACGGTTATTGAACCGTTTACATATATTCACGGAAAAGTCAAAATCGGGAATAATTGCAGGGTAGGGCCTTTCGCTTATGTTCGCGAAGGTACGGTACTCGGCAGCGATGTGATTCTCGGCGTTTTCACGGAAGTGAAAAATTCGACGCTTTCCGACGGCGTTCGGGCAAGACATCACAGTTATATCGGTGACGCGGTGCTGGGCAAAAATGTCGATATCGGAGCGGGCGCGATTACGGCGAATTTTGACGGTCAGAAAATTCAGAAAACTGAAATCGGCGATAATGTTTTTGTCGGCTGCGGTTCAGTTATTGTAGCACCGGTTAATATTCCGGCTAATATTCAGATTGCACCGGCTTCAGCAGTTACTTCGGATAGTTTACAAGAGAAAAAGTAAGGGATTTACATAGAAATGAAAAATAAAATAAAAGTATTCAGCGGTTCGAGTAATCCGGAACTTACAAAGAAGATTTGCGAGTATCTTGGAATACCGGTCGGTTGTGCTCATATAGAAAAATTTCCGGATGGCGAAAAAATTATCAAATGTGAAGACGATGTTCGCGGCAAAGACTGCTTTGTCGTTCAATCTGGCTGCGAACCCGTTGATGAAAATATTATTGAGCTTTTGATTTTTCTCGATTGTCTCAAGCGTGCAAGCGCAATGCGGGTTACTGCGGTTATTCCGTATTTCGGTTACGCACGTCAGGACAGAAAAGACGAAGGCAGAACGCCTATTACGGCAAAACTTATTTCGAATTTGATTACGACGGCAGGTGCTGACAGAGTATTGGCGATGGATTTACACGCCGCCCAGCTTCAGGGATTTTTTGATATTCCTATGGATCATCTGTTCGCAGAGCCTGTGCTGACAAAATATTTCAATACGAAAAAATTTAAAGATTTGACAGTTGTTTCACCTGATGTAGGCAATATAAAACGCGCGGCAAGATACGTCGAGCATTTGAACGGCGAGCTTGCGATTATTCACAAACGCAGATTAAGCAGCAAGGAAGTACAGTGCGGAGCAATCATCGGAACGGTAAAAGGCAGAGATGTTCTGATGTGCGATGATATGATTTCTACGGCGGGCACGGTGTGCAGCGCAGCAAAACTTGTCAAGGAACAGGGCGCCAATAAAATTTATGTTGGTGCAACGCACGGCGTTTTTTCTGATAGTGCCGTTGAAAAAATTAAAAAAGCTCCAATCGATGAAATCATCGTTACCGACACTATACCGCTCAAGGCTGAAGCGGCGGCGCTGCCGAATATTAAGGTCCTAACGGTGTCTAACATCCTCGGAGAAGCGATAAAACGTATATACAGTAATGAATCAATTAGTGCAATGTTTAGATTATAGAAAAAAACAATATAAGATTATATAATTAATTTGAGGTAAAAAAGTATGTCGAAGCAAGAGCTGGTTTTAAAGGCACAAACAAGAAAAGAACGTGGCAAAAAAAGCAATGCCAAATTGCGCGAGCAGGGCAGTATCCCTGCGATTATTTACGGCCACAAACAGGACCCGCAGTCGGTAACTCTTAGTGAGCACGATTTTGTCGAGGTTCTTCACAAGGGAAAAAGACTTATGGACGTCGAAGTTGACGGTAAGCCTGAAAAATTCCTGCTCAAGGAAATTCAGTACGACCACCTGGGCAAAAGAATGATTCACGTTGATTTCGTCCGCGTTGATTTGAGCGAAAAGGTAACGGTCGAAGTTCCGCTTGTCCTGAAAGGCACCGCAGTTGGCACAACAGAGGGCGGCGTTCTTGAAGAACATCTGGATAAGATTGAAGTCGAATGTCTGGTAACAGCAATTCCGGAATCAATCGACGTATCGATTAAGGCATTGAAGATTGGCGACTTTATGTTTGTCAAAGATATTGTTGTACCGGCAGGTATGAAACTCGTTACGGATCCTGAACTGCTGCTTGTCGCATGCAAGGAACCTGTTGAAATCGCTGAACCGTCAGCCGAAGACGCTACTCTTGAGCCTGCAGTTCCTGAAGTTATTACTGAACGTAAGCCTAAGGAAGGCGAAGAAGGCGAAGAGGCCGCTGGTGCCAAGAAATAGTGTTGACGAGCCGGAAAGTTTCCAATGGACGAAATTCGATTAATAGCAGGACTTGGAAATCCCGGTAAGGAATACGAAGGAACTCGTCATAACATAGGATTTGAAATAATAGACAGACTGGCGGATAAACTGGGAGCTGATGTACGACAGGATAAATTCGGCGCCGCGTTCGGCCAGACGGCTCTTGAAGATAAAAAGTTAATATTGTTAAAGCCGCTCAAGTATATGAATAACAGCGGGCAGGCAGTCGCGACCGCGACCGGTTTTTACAAATTGCAGCCATTGCAGATTCTTGTAATCACCGACGATATGGCGCTCGAGCCGGGATTGATACGGTTAAGAGCCTCCGGTTCGGCCGGCGGACATAACGGCCTTGCTGATATTATTGAAAAGTTGAGCACAGTTGATTTCGCACGGCTTCGAGTCGGTATCGGCGACAAAGGGCCGACAATCGGAAGAGATTATGTTCTTTCGCGGCCCGGCAAAGAAGAGCAGGAACTGATAAATCAGGCTGCTTCGCAGGCTGTTGAAGCTGCGATTTTCTGGGCGCACAAAGGTATTGATGCGGCAATGACTAAGTTTAATAAGAAAAATAATATTGTTTAATTTTTAAGGAGTTTACATTGGAAACCGTAACCAAAAGATTGTACGAGACACTGTTTCTCGTTGATGCCGGCGAAGCTGCGTCGGACTGGCAGGGCATAAATGATCACATAAAGAAAATTCTCGATCGCAGCGAGGCCGAGATTATTAGTATGCGTAAATGGGACGACAGGCCGCTTGCCTATCCGATTTTGGGCAAGAAAAGAGGCGTTTATATTCTCGTTTACTTCAACGCCAACAGCAACAAACTCGCTGATATGGAACACGACATCAGACTTTCAGAAAGAATTATGCGTTCGATGACTCTTCGCGGCGACCATATTACACAGGCTGATATGGATAAGGATACACCGGCAACGCTTGCTGAAAAAGGCATAGCAAAACCAGTATCTCCGGTTGCAGAGGCAATAGCAGCAGCAGTTGTTGAAAGTGATGAAGACGCTCCGAGTGTTGACGTTAAGGAATAACCGGCTTATCACGTTGCGTGATAAATTTCGAAAGGATGTTTTATGGCGAATTTCAATAAGGTTATTCTGCTGGGCAATCTGACACGCGACCCGCAGTTGTCTTATCTGCCAAATCAGACGGCGGTCGTTGATTTCGGCCTGGCTATAAATAGAACCTGGACAGGCCAGGACGGGCAAAAAAAAGAAGAAGTTTGCTTTGTAGATTGCAGAACGTTCGGCAAACCCGCTGAAACGATAAACAAGTACTGCAAAAAAGGCAAACCGCTTATGGTTGAAGGCCGATTGACTTTCGATAGCTGGACTGGCAAGGACGGACAAAAACACAGCAGGCACCGTGTTACAGTAGAAAGTTTCCAGTTCATATCTTCTGCACCGGGTGGTCAGGGCGGCCAGGGCGTTGTCGGCGGCGAGTCCCAGATTCCCGCAAACGATGCGCCAATGGACCAGACCCCGAGCGGCGGCGGAGATGATATACCGTTTTGATTTAAAATATAAAATTTAAATATAAAATATTATTTTTAGGAGTCCTTAAGTGAAAGGCCAAAATTTTAAAAAGAAGCCGGATAAAATGAAAAAAAGAAAACGGCGAGAAAATGTTACACAGCAGAATCAGTGCAGATTTTGCCGTGCGAAAACAGAGTATGTCGATTATAAAGATACGGATGTTTTAGGCAAACTGCTTACGCATCGCGGCAAGATTTTCTCACGCAAACGCAGCGGTAACTGCGCAAGCTGCCAGAGGAAAGTAAAACTTGCGATTAAACGCTCAAGATTTATGGGTTTGCTTCCGTTCACAAGTTAATTTAGAAATCGAATACTGCCGCGAACATTTTGGTGAGCGGTAAACATTATCGGAGATATTATATGAATGTTTTGTTAGTTGAAGATGTTGAAAATCTCGGCTGGTACGGCGATGTCGTTAAGGTTAAAGAAGGCTACGCCAGAAATTATCTTCTGCCGCAGAGACTTGCAGTAGTTCCGAGTGAAGCAAAGATCAAGGCGATGGCTGAAGAAAAAGCCAAAAGAGCGACTGTAAGGCAGGTTGTTATTGAGAACTTCAAGAAAGCCGCCCAAGCCGTCAATGGCGCAGAAGTCGTACTGGCAGCAAAGGCCAACGAGCAGGGTCATCTGTTCGGTTCGATTACAGAAAAGGAAATTGCCGTCAATCTTCGCGGTCAGGGATTTGCGATTGAGGATAAATTTGTTCATCTTGACAGCCATATCAAGGAAGTCGGTGAACGTATCGTTAAATTGAAATTCACAACGGATGTTACAGCTTCGGTAAAAGTCATAGTAGTGCCGGAAGTTGCAAGTACGGAAACGACCGATGCCTCCAAAGAAGGACAGACAGAGCAGCAATAAGGCCGGTTTGCGGCAGGCGGATGCCTCCGCGGCTCTGACCTCAAGGACGATGCCTGAATCGCTCGAAGCCGAGGCGGCAGTGCTGGGTTCGATGATACTCGACCCGCAGTGCATCGGTTTGGTGGTTCAAAAGCTTACGTCCTCTGCATTTTATCGCATCGAACATCAGATGATTTTCGAGGCGGTAATTTCGCTTTGGGACAGGAAAAGCGATACGTTTGACCTTCTGCTCCTGAGGGACGAACTGAAAAACCGCAAGCAGCTTGAAGAAGTCGGCGGGCCTGAATATCTTGTGAAAGTCGCCGAGGCGGTGCCTTCTGCGGCGAACGTCGAGCATTATGTGCAAATCGTAAAAGATAAGCAGATGATGCGCGAACTTATCAGCGCCGCGGGCGAAGTGCTTACAGAAGCTCTCGAAGATTCCGGCAGCGTGGCGGAAAAATTGGACAGGGCAGAGCAGAAGATTTTTACCGTTACGCAGAAAAAAGTCAGCGGTAACGCCGCTTCGATGAAGGAAATTCTGACTGAAACCTTCGAGGCGATTGACAGACGGCAGGGGCATCATATTACCGGATTGCCCACAGGTTTTGCCGAACTGGATGATTTGACCTGCGGTTTGCAGAACGGCGAAATGGTTATTATCGCCGGCAGACCAAGTATGGGAAAGACCAGCTTTGCGATGAATATGGCCGAGCATATCGGGGCGGATAATAATATTCCTGTCGCTATTTTCTCGTTGGAAATGGGCAGACAGCAGCTTGCCGAGCGTATGCTCTGCAGCAGAGGTATGATTGATTCACAGCTTGTCCGCAAGGGAATGGTCAACGATTCTCAATATCAGGAGCTTGTTCACGCGGCAAGCGAATTGAGTGAAAAACCGATTTATGTTGACGATACGCCGGGCATTACACCGCTGGAACTTCGCGGCAAAGCAAGGCGTCTTCGCAGCAGATATGGTATTAAAGCTATCTTTATAGATTATTTACAGCTTATGAGTATGGGCGGTTCGGTCGAGTCGCGTCAGCAGGAAGTCAGTGAAATCAGCAGATATTTAAAGGCGCTTGCAAGGGAGCTTGAAGTGCCTGTTGTTGTTTTAAGTCAGCTTAATCGCGCGTCTGAAGGCAGAGAAGGACATCGGCCGAGAATGAGCGATCTGCGTGAAAGCGGCAGTATCGAACAGGATGCCGATGTGATTATGCTTCTGCATCGTGAAGATTACTATCACAAAGGCGAAGCGGATTATGAAGAAACGGCTTTGGCCGAGGCAATTATAGCAAAACAGCGTAATGGTCCGACAGACACTGTCGAGCTTAGCTTTAATGGTATTTATACTCGTTTCGGCAACAAGGCGAGAGTAAAAGAACCGTTTTAGCAAAACCTGAAGAATACCACAGGTATTTTTTAATTGCGCGTTGAACGGTTTATAAGTTATTGCACCGGCTTCGCTAAGCCGCGATGTGTAAACGCGATTTTTTAATGCCGTTGGTATAAGGATAGATTTGTAGAAAGGGATTTTATGAATAATTCCAGCAGCCCTGCGATATACAGACCGATGAAGGTTTTGCTTGTTATTTTTATAATATCATTCATTAGTAATCCCACCTTATGCGATTCTATGGGACAAGCTCCGAACACAATTGCAAAATCCAATGCCAATATAACGCAGCCCGCGGTTGCACAGTCTTCGGCGATGGACAACAGAATAATCGACAGCATTTCGGTTATGGGCAATGTTTATATCACCAAGGGCAAAATAATGGCTGCCGCAAGAAGCAGGGCAGGCCAGACATTTACAACTTCGCAGGTACTGGAAGACTGCAAAAGAATAGCGAATCTTCTCGGCGTTGAGTTCGCGTATTACAACGTCGAACCTGCCGGTGATAAAGTCAGGCTTACATTCGTAATCAAAGAAAAAATCGTTATCCGAAAACTTGTTTTCAAGGGTGATAAAAAAACCAAACAAAGCAAACTCACCGAAAAAATCGGATTCCAGAGGGGCGATTATCTTGATAAACTCACGGCATCCGATGGCGCAGAAAAACTAACCGACTATTATAAATCGACCGGTTTCCCATTTGTGAAGATTACCTGCGATGATTCGAGAATCAGTGAAGGAACACTGGAATATACCATCGATACCGGCCCAAAAGTAAAAATCAAAAAGACAAAATACGACGGGAATGGGCATATCAAAAAGGGCGAGCTTAA harbors:
- a CDS encoding YkgJ family cysteine cluster protein, whose protein sequence is MADNENLAVMESSPEVLDNLPGRVIDFSFEAAEQKMSFAINIMNEEATLADIVMPARKMSSKIAIAHREMIARKGQIIPCKKGCCACCSSLIPMSVPEVFRMREEFLEMPGQKCNKLLRDCIYSAEKILKKTENKECLNTFAEEGRHGVSQINKWYGELGLVCPFLSKSGLCKIYAERPLACREHIVIGASDSCQKKNMCRPNVEAMDVSVLESLGQLASELEGTEVEAVMLPFSLAWAQDNLARAEHKWPAEKMVRRFAEILQEKSEKSSLQDILQK
- a CDS encoding NTP transferase domain-containing protein, with protein sequence MSEKVAIILAAGMSSRMNTKLPKVLHEVCGRPMLAYVIDACREAGVKKLYIIVGYGKEQVINYFHDDKNIVWVEQKEQKGTGHAVLCCKEHLADFDGDTLILCGDMPLIRPEIVKTLVEKHDHEAAAATLATAILEDTRSYGRIIRDGYGNIQGIVEEADCNHQQKLIKEVNPSYYCFKNKILFEALSKITPNNKKNEYYLTDALHLVIKAGHRVVAVTAVSPEDAIGVNSRQQLSEVGRIMQLRIQDKFVKSGVTIVDPPNTWIDARAQIGLDTVIEPFTYIHGKVKIGNNCRVGPFAYVREGTVLGSDVILGVFTEVKNSTLSDGVRARHHSYIGDAVLGKNVDIGAGAITANFDGQKIQKTEIGDNVFVGCGSVIVAPVNIPANIQIAPASAVTSDSLQEKK
- a CDS encoding ribose-phosphate pyrophosphokinase — translated: MKNKIKVFSGSSNPELTKKICEYLGIPVGCAHIEKFPDGEKIIKCEDDVRGKDCFVVQSGCEPVDENIIELLIFLDCLKRASAMRVTAVIPYFGYARQDRKDEGRTPITAKLISNLITTAGADRVLAMDLHAAQLQGFFDIPMDHLFAEPVLTKYFNTKKFKDLTVVSPDVGNIKRAARYVEHLNGELAIIHKRRLSSKEVQCGAIIGTVKGRDVLMCDDMISTAGTVCSAAKLVKEQGANKIYVGATHGVFSDSAVEKIKKAPIDEIIVTDTIPLKAEAAALPNIKVLTVSNILGEAIKRIYSNESISAMFRL
- a CDS encoding 50S ribosomal protein L25; translated protein: MSKQELVLKAQTRKERGKKSNAKLREQGSIPAIIYGHKQDPQSVTLSEHDFVEVLHKGKRLMDVEVDGKPEKFLLKEIQYDHLGKRMIHVDFVRVDLSEKVTVEVPLVLKGTAVGTTEGGVLEEHLDKIEVECLVTAIPESIDVSIKALKIGDFMFVKDIVVPAGMKLVTDPELLLVACKEPVEIAEPSAEDATLEPAVPEVITERKPKEGEEGEEAAGAKK
- the pth gene encoding aminoacyl-tRNA hydrolase → MDEIRLIAGLGNPGKEYEGTRHNIGFEIIDRLADKLGADVRQDKFGAAFGQTALEDKKLILLKPLKYMNNSGQAVATATGFYKLQPLQILVITDDMALEPGLIRLRASGSAGGHNGLADIIEKLSTVDFARLRVGIGDKGPTIGRDYVLSRPGKEEQELINQAASQAVEAAIFWAHKGIDAAMTKFNKKNNIV
- the rpsF gene encoding 30S ribosomal protein S6 — translated: METVTKRLYETLFLVDAGEAASDWQGINDHIKKILDRSEAEIISMRKWDDRPLAYPILGKKRGVYILVYFNANSNKLADMEHDIRLSERIMRSMTLRGDHITQADMDKDTPATLAEKGIAKPVSPVAEAIAAAVVESDEDAPSVDVKE
- the ssb gene encoding single-stranded DNA-binding protein, whose amino-acid sequence is MANFNKVILLGNLTRDPQLSYLPNQTAVVDFGLAINRTWTGQDGQKKEEVCFVDCRTFGKPAETINKYCKKGKPLMVEGRLTFDSWTGKDGQKHSRHRVTVESFQFISSAPGGQGGQGVVGGESQIPANDAPMDQTPSGGGDDIPF
- the rpsR gene encoding 30S ribosomal protein S18, producing MKKRKRRENVTQQNQCRFCRAKTEYVDYKDTDVLGKLLTHRGKIFSRKRSGNCASCQRKVKLAIKRSRFMGLLPFTS
- the rplI gene encoding 50S ribosomal protein L9, whose amino-acid sequence is MNVLLVEDVENLGWYGDVVKVKEGYARNYLLPQRLAVVPSEAKIKAMAEEKAKRATVRQVVIENFKKAAQAVNGAEVVLAAKANEQGHLFGSITEKEIAVNLRGQGFAIEDKFVHLDSHIKEVGERIVKLKFTTDVTASVKVIVVPEVASTETTDASKEGQTEQQ
- the dnaB gene encoding replicative DNA helicase, which produces MPPKKDRQSSNKAGLRQADASAALTSRTMPESLEAEAAVLGSMILDPQCIGLVVQKLTSSAFYRIEHQMIFEAVISLWDRKSDTFDLLLLRDELKNRKQLEEVGGPEYLVKVAEAVPSAANVEHYVQIVKDKQMMRELISAAGEVLTEALEDSGSVAEKLDRAEQKIFTVTQKKVSGNAASMKEILTETFEAIDRRQGHHITGLPTGFAELDDLTCGLQNGEMVIIAGRPSMGKTSFAMNMAEHIGADNNIPVAIFSLEMGRQQLAERMLCSRGMIDSQLVRKGMVNDSQYQELVHAASELSEKPIYVDDTPGITPLELRGKARRLRSRYGIKAIFIDYLQLMSMGGSVESRQQEVSEISRYLKALARELEVPVVVLSQLNRASEGREGHRPRMSDLRESGSIEQDADVIMLLHREDYYHKGEADYEETALAEAIIAKQRNGPTDTVELSFNGIYTRFGNKARVKEPF